A single window of Marispirochaeta aestuarii DNA harbors:
- a CDS encoding transposase: MPRGVSDKVTFKPYVVGQGELFPPTADEMIPANHLVRLVDSTLDQLNLTPILKKYVGGGASRYHPLMLLKVIVYGYLNNVCSSRMIAKNVRENIYFRWIAGCQSPDFRTINNFRKDKLTSVINEVFVEVVKLLHKQGYVSLNTLYVDGTKIESRANRYTFVWKKAVETFDSRLEEKVRQYLKEVQRLTAEENIEFGEDDLPEMGKGPVSSETIAQMAAQINRTLENLSNEEDKQVKKNS, translated from the coding sequence ATGCCAAGAGGAGTTTCTGACAAAGTAACCTTTAAGCCGTATGTTGTTGGTCAAGGAGAGCTGTTTCCGCCTACTGCGGATGAAATGATCCCAGCTAACCACCTTGTTCGTTTAGTTGACTCAACATTAGATCAGTTGAATCTTACCCCGATTCTAAAGAAGTATGTCGGAGGTGGCGCCAGTCGTTACCATCCCCTTATGCTTCTGAAAGTAATTGTCTACGGTTATCTAAATAACGTATGTAGTTCTCGCATGATAGCAAAAAATGTGCGGGAGAACATCTATTTTCGATGGATCGCCGGCTGTCAGTCCCCTGATTTTCGTACAATAAATAATTTCCGGAAGGACAAGCTTACTTCCGTTATCAATGAAGTTTTTGTAGAGGTTGTAAAATTACTCCACAAACAAGGGTATGTTAGTCTCAATACATTGTACGTAGATGGAACAAAGATTGAATCACGGGCTAACCGGTATACATTTGTCTGGAAAAAAGCTGTAGAGACATTTGATAGCCGTCTTGAAGAAAAGGTCCGCCAGTACCTTAAAGAAGTACAGCGACTGACAGCAGAAGAAAACATAGAGTTTGGAGAGGATGATTTACCCGAAATGGGAAAAGGACCGGTGAGTTCTGAGACTATCGCCCAAATGGCAGCTCAGATAAACAGAACCCTTGAGAATCTATCAAATGAGGAAGACAAACAGGTAAAAAAAAACTCCTGA